The Salegentibacter mishustinae genomic interval TCCCCGCCCAGACCTGGAAATAGTTTAGGCGGATTCTTTATAAATACAGCTTCAATCTTAAAAGTTTGGCTTCCCTCATTTTTAGCCGGAAATATTTTTTTTACGGTAGCCTCAAAAACCTGGGAGCCATAAGCATCTAAAGTTAGCAGGGTTTTTTGCCCTATTTCCAGTTTAACGATGTCCATCTCATCTACCATTAACTCTATCACAAAATTATTGGTGCTTCCAATTAAGGCAAGTGGTTCTATGGTGTTTACGATTTCTCCCGGCTGTTTGTATAAAGCGTAGATAGTTCCGTTTATTTTGCTGTGTATGGTAAATTCTTCAGAAGAATAAGCCGACGATCTGTAATTATTCAATGCTTGAGTAACTTGAATGGAAAGCTCATTCCTGGTGCGCTCATATTCTTCTTTTAGTAGCTGAAGATTATTGCTGGATAGTTCGTAAGCTAGCTTTTGGTTTTCATAATTAAGCTTTGAACCAATATTTTGTTCCCACAATCTTTTTTGCCGCAAGAAATTAACCGAATCATTTCGCAACCTTAATTTCGCTGCTTTTATTTCTTTTTCTAATGATTTAAGTATAGCTGATGGGCCCGATAAATTATCCCTGGCTTTTTCTACATTCAGTTTTGCATTTTTTACGTTCAATTCAGGGGCGATATTTATTAATCTAATAATAGGTGTTCCAGCACCTACCTGGTCGTTTTCTTCTACAAGATTATTTTCCAGTATACCAATTACATTCGCATAAGCTTTATATAAACTATCGGGTTGGACAACCGCAGAAGAATAGACAGATTCTACAAGCTTAGCTCGCCTTGGGGTAATCTCTTCTACTGGCTCAGAGCACGAAATAAAAAATAAAATAATAAA includes:
- a CDS encoding efflux RND transporter periplasmic adaptor subunit; this translates as MKIFTLIFIILFFISCSEPVEEITPRRAKLVESVYSSAVVQPDSLYKAYANVIGILENNLVEENDQVGAGTPIIRLINIAPELNVKNAKLNVEKARDNLSGPSAILKSLEKEIKAAKLRLRNDSVNFLRQKRLWEQNIGSKLNYENQKLAYELSSNNLQLLKEEYERTRNELSIQVTQALNNYRSSAYSSEEFTIHSKINGTIYALYKQPGEIVNTIEPLALIGSTNNFVIELMVDEMDIVKLEIGQKTLLTLDAYGSQVFEATVKKIFPAKNEGSQTFKIEAVFIKNPPKLFPGLGGEANIIIAEKQDALIIPKEFLIDENNVLTEDGPVEIVTGLQDLEHVEIISGIDENETLYKPE